A part of Candidatus Deferrimicrobium borealis genomic DNA contains:
- a CDS encoding response regulator transcription factor, translating to MGYESETPETALPRTILVVEDEKEIQDLLAHYLRKEGFSPVLAPDGETAILKAKREKPDLVLLDILLPKADGLEVLRAIRSDDAISRTPVVMLTAKGDETDRIVGLELGADDYIPKPFSPREVVARIKAILRRSRPGAQEPEPATLTYRELRMDVGRHEVRYQGKPVGLTAKEFRILQTLLSSSGRVLSREAILSKVWGEDTHVIDRTVDVHIAKLRQKIPFLVKAIETVKDVGYKLRES from the coding sequence ATGGGCTACGAATCGGAAACCCCGGAGACCGCCTTGCCGCGCACGATCCTCGTCGTCGAAGACGAAAAAGAGATCCAGGACCTGCTGGCGCATTACCTGCGCAAGGAGGGCTTCTCCCCGGTCCTCGCGCCGGACGGGGAAACGGCGATCCTCAAGGCGAAGAGGGAGAAGCCGGACCTGGTTCTCCTCGACATCCTGCTCCCGAAAGCCGACGGGCTGGAAGTGCTGCGGGCGATCCGGTCGGACGATGCGATCAGCAGGACGCCGGTGGTGATGCTCACCGCGAAGGGGGACGAGACGGACCGGATCGTCGGCCTGGAACTGGGCGCGGACGACTACATCCCCAAGCCGTTCAGCCCGAGGGAGGTCGTGGCCCGGATCAAGGCGATCCTGCGCCGCAGTCGTCCCGGGGCCCAGGAACCGGAGCCCGCGACGTTGACCTACCGGGAGCTACGCATGGACGTGGGCCGTCACGAAGTCCGCTACCAGGGGAAGCCGGTCGGTCTGACCGCCAAGGAATTCCGCATCCTCCAGACGCTCCTCTCCTCTTCGGGGCGGGTCCTCTCCCGCGAGGCGATCCTTTCGAAGGTCTGGGGGGAGGACACCCACGTGATCGACCGCACGGTCGACGTCCACATCGCGAAACTTCGCCAGAAGATCCCCTTCCTGGTC
- a CDS encoding GNAT family N-acetyltransferase produces MHPIVDAAEVAPTRPHSTRRSSGNPFLLRDKGLELRLASSRLERMEAQRLRFEVFNVERNLGLTSSLAIGLDQDAHDGHCDHLLVVDTDRDCLVGTYRLLSFDRVPSFGFYSESEFDLTNVKRSGLRLLELGRSCVALEYRDGRVISLLFRGIAEYLRRTDADALMGCASIHGTDLPGLSSIQEMLTRRFLSDPSLRVTPRRGFDVPPLPRGTRVDETSSFRSLPPLFRGYLRLGAKVCGPPAYDRQFGTTDYFVLAKASEIVGRYSRRFLG; encoded by the coding sequence ATGCATCCGATCGTCGACGCCGCGGAAGTCGCTCCCACGAGGCCACACTCCACCCGGCGATCGTCGGGAAACCCGTTCCTGCTCCGGGACAAGGGCCTGGAGCTCCGCCTTGCGTCAAGCCGGCTCGAACGGATGGAGGCCCAGAGGCTCCGGTTCGAGGTCTTCAACGTGGAACGTAATCTCGGGCTGACCTCCTCCCTGGCCATCGGCCTGGACCAGGACGCGCACGACGGGCACTGCGACCACCTTCTCGTCGTCGACACCGACCGCGATTGCCTCGTGGGAACGTACCGCCTCCTTTCCTTCGACCGGGTGCCGTCGTTCGGCTTCTACTCCGAATCGGAGTTCGATCTGACGAACGTGAAGCGGTCGGGGCTGCGCCTGCTGGAGCTTGGGCGAAGCTGCGTGGCGCTGGAATACCGGGACGGCAGGGTGATCTCCCTGCTGTTCCGCGGAATCGCGGAGTATTTGCGCCGGACCGACGCCGACGCCTTGATGGGGTGCGCGAGCATCCACGGGACCGACCTTCCGGGACTGTCATCGATCCAGGAGATGCTCACCCGGCGGTTCCTTTCCGACCCGAGCCTGCGGGTAACCCCCCGCCGGGGGTTCGACGTCCCGCCGCTCCCGCGGGGTACGCGGGTCGATGAAACATCCTCCTTCCGCTCCCTCCCTCCCCTGTTCCGGGGATACCTCCGCCTGGGCGCGAAGGTGTGCGGTCCGCCGGCGTACGACCGGCAGTTCGGGACGACGGACTACTTCGTCCTCGCGAAGGCGAGCGAGATCGTCGGCCGGTACAGCCGGCGGTTCCTCGGGTAA